The genomic stretch GAGGCTTAACGAACGGTCACCCGAGCAAGGATAATTAACCTAAAGGCTTAGGCACTTATCGCAGGGTTCAATCCGGGCGTTTGCCAAGTCGCCAATGCCCTCAACGGCTTAGTGCCGGACAGGGCGTTTCTGGAGCCAGATGACGACGCGAAAGACGATGTAGAGCAGCGCCACCGCCGCATGCGAGACGACAATCAGCAACCGATGGCCGAAAAGTTCGGGAAAGCCGGCATACATCACGGTCTCGGTGACCGCGCAGATGAACCAGATCACCGGGCCCCACGAGGCCAGCATCCACAGCCCGGCCGCGGCGAAAGGGAAAAACACGGCGAGCATCACCGCCGCCACCTGCCAGTGTACGGGCATCAGGTCGAAGCGCCAGAGCGAGCCCGGATAGAAGCCGATCAGCTTGATCCAGTAGAGGATGCCGAACAGCAGGCAGTAGCCCGCGATGACACGCTGGAACCAGGCGAAGATCACCTCGACCGTCGAGGGTTGAAGCACGACGCGTCTCGACGTCACCTCGCTCATGCCGGAAGTTCCCGTTCGCCGAGCGGGGCGAAGTAGGCCGCGACATCCGCCTCGCCGACCGCATCGAGCGTTGCCGGCCGCCATTGCGGCTTCGATCCCTTGTCGATGATGGCGGCACGGATGCCTTCGTAGAAATCGTGGCCGGCAAGCATGCGGTTGAGGATGCGGAATTCCATCTTCATGCAGTCGTCCATCGACAAGGTCTGCCCGGCGCTGATCTGCCGCCAGGCGACGCGAAGGCTGGTTGGCGAGCGCATGCGCATCGTCGCCAGCGTCTTTGCCGCGAATTCGTCGGTGCCCGATGCACGGTCCAGGCTGTCCACAACATCCTGCAGCGATGGCTGGGCAAAATGGCGCGATATCGCTTCCAGCGTCGGCCTGTCGGTCTCCCGCTTTGCCCGGACGAAGAAACCGGGCAGCACCGATTCCGGATCGCCGGTCAGCGCCAGTCGATCAAGAAAGCTTGCCTGGTCTTCGGCCTTGATGGCGTGGGTGGCCAGCCCCGACCACAGCGCGTCGCCATAGCGGATGCGGTTGCCGGTCAAGGCCAGATACATGCCGAAAGAGCCGCCAAGGTCCGACAGCAGATGGCTGGCGCCGACATCCGGGAAAAAGCCTATGCCGACCTCCGGCATGGCGAACTGGGCATTCTCGGTCATCACCCGGTGCGAGCCGTGAAAGGAAATGCCGACGCCGCCACCCATGACGATGCCGTCGATGAGCGCCACATAGGGCTTCTTGAAGCTGTTGATGCGGGCGTTCAGCCGGTACTCGTCGGCAAAGAACTCGACCGGCGGCTTTCCGGCCCGGCCGGCCTCATAGATGTGCAGGATGTCGCCTCCGGCCGAAAATGCCCTGCCCTCGGCCTTGACGAGGACGACATCCACACCGTCGTCGCGCTCCCAAGCACGCAGGGCCTTGTCCAGCGCCTTGACCATGCGATGGGTGACGGCATTGAGCGCCTGCGGCCGCGTCAGTGTGATGACGCCGGCCCGGCCCAGCCGCTCGAAGCGGATCTCGTCGCCGCCGCCAAAATCCATCGCCAGAGAATCCCTCCCCCGCGCCTGCGGGACTGAAGTGCTAAAGGCGGCGCATGGGTGCGTCAATGGCAGCAGTCTGTTCCCGCGACCTTGGCGGACGGCCGTGGCCGGTGCTACAAGATCGCCGCCGTTGCAGGCGAAGCGTCGATATTGCGCGCGCAGACGGCTTCGGGGACCGCTGGCCATGTCCGGATCTGTTCGTGCCGCGCTTTTGACGGTCGGGCTTGTGATTGCCACCTTTTTTGGGCCGCACGCTGCATTCGCCGTCACGCTCGACGAGCTCTACCAGTCGCAGACCATCGTCACCGGTCAGGGCGAGGTGAACCGCCAGATAGGCTTCAGGGACTGCCTGGACCGGGTTCTGGTCAGGGTTTCAGGCGATCGGCGGCTGCTTGAGAGACCCGAAATGGCTGAACTGCGCGACAAGGCCGGCAGCTTCGTCGATTCGTTCCGCTATCACGATCGGATGGAGGGCATTCCGATCCATGACGAGCAAGGCACGCACGACCGGCCGCATGACCTGACCTGTCTCTACAAGCCTGCCACGGTCAACAAGCTGCTGGCTTCGCTCGGCAGCAAGCCCTGGCTTGGCGCTCGACCGACGCTGTCGATACTCCTGGCGGTGGAACGCGCGGGGCGCGGATTCGTACTCGCGAGCGATGGGGACGAAAGCCCCTATATGCGAGACTCGTTGGAGGCGGCTGCCCGGCCTATGGCGATGTCGATCGTCATTCCAGACAAGGCTACGCTCACCAAGGGTGGCTTCATTTTCGAGGAGGTAAGGGCCATGGCCACCTCGCCTGAACTGCTGGGCGGCGATGCAAGAACCCTTGGCGGCCGACCACTCCTTTTCGGCAACATCCAGTGGCGCGACAAGGACTTGGGCTGGACAGTAGACTGGTGGCTTGCGATTGATGGCAAAACCTATGACTGGCAAATACGCGGTGTCAGCTTCGACGAGGCGTTCCGCGTGGCAATCAAGGGCGCGGCACAGATTCTTTCTGGCAATGGCCAGCCCTGATAAGGCGGCGGCTTCGGCCTGGCACAATCGTGTCGCATTGGTCAGTGGCAAGGGCTCGTGGTAAAAGCCGCCGAACGAGAGTTTTGGCCGAGAGTTTTGGCAATGAACAGATTCACCCCGACCAAGCCAGCCGGCGCGCGCAGCGTCGACGACATCACCGGCAGCCGCCGCTTGCGCCGCATGCGCAAGGCCGACTGGTCACGCCGTCTGGTGCAGGAGAACCGGCTTTCGGTCGACGATTTGATCTGGCCGATCTTCGTCGTCGAGGGCAAGGATGTGCGCGAACCGATCGCCGCCATGCCCGGCGTCTTCCGCCTGTCGGTCGATCTTGCCGTCAAGGAGGCCGAACGCGCGGCCAAGCTCGGCATTCCGGCCCTCGCCACCTTCCCCAATGTCGAACTGGCCTTACGCGACCAGACCGGCTCGCACATCCTCGACCCGGAAAACATCATCAACCGCGCCACCCGCGCCATAAAGGACGCGGTGCCCGAAATCGGCATCATCACTGACGCCGCGCTCGACCCGTTCACCAGCCATGGCCATGACGGCATCCTGCGCGACGGCATCATCGTCAACGACGAAACGGTGGAACAGGTCGCGGCGGCGGCCGTCATCCAGGCCGCGGCAGGCGCCGACATCATCGCGCCGTCCGACATGATGGACGGCCGCATCGGCGCCATCCGCGACGCGCTCGACGCCAACGGCTTTCAGGACGTGGCGATCATGTCCTATGCGACCAAGTTCGCCTCGGCCTTCTACGGCCCCTATCGCGAGGCGGTCGGCACCGCCGGCCTGCTCAAGGGCGACAAGAAGACCTATTACATCGACCACGCCAATTCGGACGAGGCGGTGCGCGAGGCCGAGCAGGACATCGCCGAGGGCGCCGACATGCTGATGGTCAAGCCCGGCCTGCCCTATCTCGACATCATCCGCAGGCTGAAGGACGAATTCCAGATGCCGACCTTCGCCTACCAGGTGTCGGGCGAATATTCGATGATCAAGGCGGCAGGCGCCAATGGCTGGATCGATGGCGAAAAGGCGATGCTGGAATCGCTGCTCGCCTTCAAGCGTGCCGGCTGCGACGGCATCTTGACCTATTTCGCGCCCGAAGTGGCGCAGATGCTGAAAGGGTAGCAGCGCGCCCCTTACACAGCGAGGCCCCGCTCGGCGACGCCCGGCTGGCCTTAAAATTCCACGTCCAGTTCGATGATGTCCTCGGGCTCGGCCAATGCGTCTTGCGTCCATTCCTGCATCAGCGGCCAGGCGAAGATGGTATCGCAATAGGCGGCGAGCGGCGCTTCGAGTTCGACCGCATAGGTGCGGAAACGGGTACAGACAGGCGCGTACATCGCGTCGGCCACGGTCGGCGACGCGCCGAACAGCCAGGGACCGCCGTAAGCCTCGAGGCATTCGGACCAGATCGTCTTGATCCGCTCCACATCCGGGCGCGCGCCGGAAAAGATCTTGAAGCTCTTGTGCCTTGCCTTCAGGCTCATCGGCAGCGCCGAGCGCAAATTGTGAAAACCCGAATGCATCTCGCCGGACACGGCGCGGCAATGGGCGCGAGCGACGCGGTCGGCCGGCAGGAGCCCTACTCCCGGCATGGTCTCGGCCAGGTATTCGGCGATTGCCAGCGTGTCCCACACCGTCACCCCGTCATGGGTCAGACGCGGCACCAGAACCGATGGCGACAGCAAAAGCAATTCCTGCCGTTGCCCGGCATCATCGATATCGACGCGCTTTTCCTCGAACTCCAGCCCGGCCATGCGGCAGAGCAGCCAGCCGCGCAGCGACCAGGACGAATAGTTCTTCGACGAGATCGTCAACATGGCCTTGGCCGCGGGCCTTTTAGGCGCAGGCACCTTAGTCCCGGACACCTTGGTTGCTGGCTTACTCATGTCATCTTCGTCATGCCATCGACCCTCCGAGCCCTTTTGCCGGCAACAATCCTCTCGCAATGCACAAAATTTTGCACTAGATTTTTTTGCACTGCCACATGACCGCTGGGAATGGGACGTATTCGATGCTGTACCAGGCCTACCAGCTACAGGACGACCTCATCGCCCCGTCGCGGTTTTTTGCCGATCTGATGCGCTCGGCGATGAGCAGCATGGTTTCATGCGACAGCGTGAAACAGCGCCTGGCCGCCGGGCTGGAGATGATCGCCCGTCTCAAGCTCACCCATGCGCGGCCGGATTTCGACATCAAATCCGTCAGGATCGGCAATCGCGATGTGCCCGTCAGCGTCGAAACGGCGCTGGACCTGCCATTCGGCAAGCTTTTGCGCTTCGCCAAGGATATGGATACGCGCCAGCCGCGGGTGATGGTGATCGCCCCCTTGTCGGGCCATTTCTCTACCCTGCTGCGCGGCACGGTGACGACACTTCTGGCCGACCAGGAAGTCTATATCACAGACTGGGCCAATGCCCGCGACGTGCCGCTTGTCGCCGGTCGTTTCGGCGTGGACGACTATGTCGACTACATCATCCGCTTTCTGGAGGCGATCGGCCCGGGCGCGCACATCCTGGCGGTTTGCCAGCCCTGCGTCCAGGCGCTTGCCGCCGTCGCCATCATGTCCGAGGACGGGCATCCGGCGACGCCACGCTCGATGACGCTCATGGCGGGTCCGATCGATCCGCGCGAAAGTCCTACCAAGGTCAACGAATTCGCCGTCAGCAAGTCGCTGTCCTGGTTCCAGAATTCAGTCATCTCGCGTGTGCCCTGGCGCCACGCCGGCGGCGGACGCCGGGTCTATCCGGGCTTTCTCCAGCTTGTCGCGTTCATGGGTATGAACATCGACCGGCACACGAAAGCACACCGCAAACTGCACGACCATCTGGCCGCCGGCGAGACCGTCGAGGCCGAAAAGATCAAAACCTTCTACGACGAGTATCTGGCGGTGCTCGACCTCACCGAGGAATTCTATATCGAAACCATAGATCGGGTGTTCCAGAAGGTAGAGATCGCCACCGGGACGTATACTTTCCGTGGCAGCCTGGTCGACCCGGGCGCGATCCGCAACACTGCGCTGCTCACCGTCGAAGGCGGGCGCGACGATATCTGCGCGTTGGGACAGACGTCGGCCGCGCATGAATTGTGCCGGTCACTGCGTCCGCATCTCAAACGCCATCACCTGCAGGCCAATGTAGGCCATTATGGCGTCTTCAACGGCAAACGCTGGGAGCGCGAAATCTATCCGGTCGTGCGCAATCTCATCCTGTCGATGGAATAGCGTTTCGCCCCTTGGCGCGTGGCCCTTGCGACCGAGAGTGTGCCACACACCGCAAATCCCACCAATTTTTTGCGCTGA from Mesorhizobium sp. NZP2077 encodes the following:
- a CDS encoding DUF6163 family protein; its protein translation is MSEVTSRRVVLQPSTVEVIFAWFQRVIAGYCLLFGILYWIKLIGFYPGSLWRFDLMPVHWQVAAVMLAVFFPFAAAGLWMLASWGPVIWFICAVTETVMYAGFPELFGHRLLIVVSHAAVALLYIVFRVVIWLQKRPVRH
- a CDS encoding enoyl-CoA hydratase/isomerase family protein, with amino-acid sequence MDFGGGDEIRFERLGRAGVITLTRPQALNAVTHRMVKALDKALRAWERDDGVDVVLVKAEGRAFSAGGDILHIYEAGRAGKPPVEFFADEYRLNARINSFKKPYVALIDGIVMGGGVGISFHGSHRVMTENAQFAMPEVGIGFFPDVGASHLLSDLGGSFGMYLALTGNRIRYGDALWSGLATHAIKAEDQASFLDRLALTGDPESVLPGFFVRAKRETDRPTLEAISRHFAQPSLQDVVDSLDRASGTDEFAAKTLATMRMRSPTSLRVAWRQISAGQTLSMDDCMKMEFRILNRMLAGHDFYEGIRAAIIDKGSKPQWRPATLDAVGEADVAAYFAPLGERELPA
- a CDS encoding DUF2066 domain-containing protein, giving the protein MSGSVRAALLTVGLVIATFFGPHAAFAVTLDELYQSQTIVTGQGEVNRQIGFRDCLDRVLVRVSGDRRLLERPEMAELRDKAGSFVDSFRYHDRMEGIPIHDEQGTHDRPHDLTCLYKPATVNKLLASLGSKPWLGARPTLSILLAVERAGRGFVLASDGDESPYMRDSLEAAARPMAMSIVIPDKATLTKGGFIFEEVRAMATSPELLGGDARTLGGRPLLFGNIQWRDKDLGWTVDWWLAIDGKTYDWQIRGVSFDEAFRVAIKGAAQILSGNGQP
- the hemB gene encoding porphobilinogen synthase, encoding MNRFTPTKPAGARSVDDITGSRRLRRMRKADWSRRLVQENRLSVDDLIWPIFVVEGKDVREPIAAMPGVFRLSVDLAVKEAERAAKLGIPALATFPNVELALRDQTGSHILDPENIINRATRAIKDAVPEIGIITDAALDPFTSHGHDGILRDGIIVNDETVEQVAAAAVIQAAAGADIIAPSDMMDGRIGAIRDALDANGFQDVAIMSYATKFASAFYGPYREAVGTAGLLKGDKKTYYIDHANSDEAVREAEQDIAEGADMLMVKPGLPYLDIIRRLKDEFQMPTFAYQVSGEYSMIKAAGANGWIDGEKAMLESLLAFKRAGCDGILTYFAPEVAQMLKG
- a CDS encoding glutathione S-transferase — its product is MLTISSKNYSSWSLRGWLLCRMAGLEFEEKRVDIDDAGQRQELLLLSPSVLVPRLTHDGVTVWDTLAIAEYLAETMPGVGLLPADRVARAHCRAVSGEMHSGFHNLRSALPMSLKARHKSFKIFSGARPDVERIKTIWSECLEAYGGPWLFGASPTVADAMYAPVCTRFRTYAVELEAPLAAYCDTIFAWPLMQEWTQDALAEPEDIIELDVEF
- the phaZ gene encoding polyhydroxyalkanoate depolymerase, which translates into the protein MLYQAYQLQDDLIAPSRFFADLMRSAMSSMVSCDSVKQRLAAGLEMIARLKLTHARPDFDIKSVRIGNRDVPVSVETALDLPFGKLLRFAKDMDTRQPRVMVIAPLSGHFSTLLRGTVTTLLADQEVYITDWANARDVPLVAGRFGVDDYVDYIIRFLEAIGPGAHILAVCQPCVQALAAVAIMSEDGHPATPRSMTLMAGPIDPRESPTKVNEFAVSKSLSWFQNSVISRVPWRHAGGGRRVYPGFLQLVAFMGMNIDRHTKAHRKLHDHLAAGETVEAEKIKTFYDEYLAVLDLTEEFYIETIDRVFQKVEIATGTYTFRGSLVDPGAIRNTALLTVEGGRDDICALGQTSAAHELCRSLRPHLKRHHLQANVGHYGVFNGKRWEREIYPVVRNLILSME